The following coding sequences are from one Sphingobium sp. Cam5-1 window:
- the paoA gene encoding aldehyde dehydrogenase iron-sulfur subunit PaoA — MEPDDLTRRAVLQGGGAAMAVPAVVDAKTGAMRVPESNEGRHMTTVELTVNGRQVHLQLDPRTTLLDALREHLHLTGTKKGCDHGQCGACTVIVEGQRINSCLTLAVMHEGETVTTIEGLGTPEKLHPMQQAFITHDGYQCGYCTPGQICSAVAVLGEIKAGIPSHVTDDLEQVAFSDAELRERMSGNICRCAAYPNIIAAIRDVAGEDKA, encoded by the coding sequence ATGGAGCCAGATGATCTCACTCGCCGTGCCGTGCTGCAAGGCGGGGGCGCGGCGATGGCGGTTCCGGCCGTGGTGGATGCAAAAACCGGAGCGATGCGCGTGCCTGAATCCAATGAGGGAAGACACATGACCACCGTGGAGCTGACCGTGAACGGCCGTCAGGTGCATCTGCAACTCGATCCGCGCACGACATTGCTGGACGCTCTGCGTGAGCATCTGCACCTCACCGGGACCAAGAAGGGCTGCGACCATGGCCAATGTGGCGCCTGCACGGTGATTGTCGAGGGCCAGCGGATCAATAGCTGCCTGACGCTGGCCGTCATGCATGAAGGCGAAACCGTAACGACGATCGAGGGGCTCGGCACGCCGGAAAAGCTCCATCCGATGCAGCAGGCCTTCATTACGCATGACGGCTATCAATGCGGTTACTGCACGCCCGGACAAATCTGTTCCGCTGTCGCCGTGCTGGGCGAGATCAAGGCGGGTATTCCCAGCCACGTGACCGATGATCTGGAGCAGGTCGCCTTCTCGGACGCGGAATTGCGCGAGCGGATGAGCGGCAATATCTGCCGTTGCGCCGCCTATCCCAACATCATCGCCGCCATTCGTGATGTGGCCGGGGAGGACAAGGCGTGA